In Streptomyces capitiformicae, one genomic interval encodes:
- a CDS encoding SpoIIE family protein phosphatase, protein MSARLALLSKSDPGLAESDVFRLALQHAVAELDALGGTIHLRGPMSALRLVSVTGLPPVLTRSWEIVDQEGPLAPARALQQGSAVWVPFTSEQADTAARSWPGTGLMALPMFSGDRSIGALTVLMGDRGEPTPEHCNFLRAVIAWIEDRMVQAPPPTRPSQTEPSGERLRQALKEVSVGSWDWNIQTGDLIWDEAALELYGTRPADFTGRVEDWMRCVHPDDLAPTLALVERAIRDHGVFEAEYRVRKLDGTWGWTQARAKATYDENGEPQRMIGMGWDSNESRSARDALSRALRHMSDGFLAVDDDWRITFANLETERTLGFSEEEMFGRLLWELPAVRQVPGLENRCRKAAAEERSAGFDVHMPDTGRRYHLRLVPGPGGHTIYFTDVTEKRRLEEESRAAERFASERAARIAELTTALATATTSRDVVDAVAHRVLPPFAATGLMMQVIEGDRLHNVGAVAYSDDFLALADGRPLASGDPAWDAIRAGAPLFITSPQEFTARYPELADLPARADKKAWAFLPLTASGRTFGICAVTFDHPRRLSDEERALLTTISALVAQALERARLYDAEHTRSRQLQRSLLPRDLPDLRACESAARYLPAGRGMDVGGDWYDVIPLSGCQVALVVGDVMGHGLPEAATMGRLRTAVHTLADLELPPDEIMTHLNDIVGGMSEESYVTCLYALYDSTTQICSIARAGHPPPALLHPDGTVHFSDQAADPPLGAAEPPFETVEFHVPEGSLLVFYTDGLVESAKREIDQGMTDLARLLHTAHQDGTSADLERLCDVLTAGLLPAEQQAADDAAFLVARLHALAGDQVASWSLPDDPRAAGQARRHVREQLCAWGLEDLTATTELLASELVGNVVRHAKGPARLRLLQDVNLICEVFDGSLTMPRIRRATDTDEGGRGLQLITALSQRWGTRYTKKGKCIWTEQVLIGPDSRQDQLSDALDLMFLNTGGIDGALDLSPFEEHGP, encoded by the coding sequence TGGTGTCGGTGACCGGCCTGCCTCCCGTCCTCACCCGCTCCTGGGAGATCGTCGACCAGGAGGGCCCGCTGGCCCCGGCCCGCGCCCTGCAACAGGGCAGTGCCGTATGGGTGCCGTTCACATCGGAGCAGGCGGATACAGCAGCCCGCAGCTGGCCCGGCACCGGCCTGATGGCTCTGCCGATGTTCAGCGGAGACCGCAGCATCGGCGCACTCACGGTCCTGATGGGCGACCGAGGCGAGCCGACCCCGGAGCATTGCAACTTCCTCCGGGCCGTGATCGCCTGGATCGAGGACCGCATGGTCCAGGCCCCGCCACCGACCCGGCCCTCGCAGACGGAGCCGAGCGGTGAGCGTCTGCGGCAGGCCCTCAAGGAGGTCAGCGTCGGCTCGTGGGACTGGAACATCCAGACCGGCGACCTGATCTGGGACGAGGCAGCCCTGGAGCTCTACGGCACCCGGCCTGCCGACTTCACGGGCAGGGTCGAGGACTGGATGCGGTGTGTCCACCCCGACGACCTCGCGCCGACGCTGGCACTGGTGGAGCGGGCGATCCGGGACCACGGCGTGTTCGAGGCCGAGTACCGGGTGCGCAAACTGGACGGTACGTGGGGCTGGACCCAGGCCCGCGCCAAGGCCACGTACGACGAGAACGGTGAACCGCAACGGATGATCGGCATGGGATGGGACAGCAACGAGTCCCGTTCCGCCCGTGACGCGCTCAGCCGGGCCCTGCGCCACATGAGTGACGGCTTCCTGGCGGTGGACGACGACTGGCGGATCACCTTCGCCAACCTGGAAACGGAACGCACGCTCGGCTTCTCCGAGGAGGAGATGTTCGGGCGCCTGCTGTGGGAGCTGCCCGCCGTCCGGCAGGTCCCCGGCCTGGAGAACCGCTGCCGCAAGGCCGCGGCCGAGGAGCGGTCCGCGGGCTTCGACGTCCACATGCCGGACACCGGGCGCCGCTACCACCTGCGGCTGGTCCCGGGGCCCGGCGGCCACACCATCTACTTCACCGACGTCACCGAGAAGCGGCGCCTGGAGGAGGAGAGCCGGGCGGCCGAGCGCTTCGCGTCCGAGCGGGCGGCCCGTATCGCGGAGCTGACCACGGCGCTCGCGACGGCGACGACCTCGCGGGACGTGGTGGACGCGGTTGCCCACCGGGTGCTGCCGCCGTTCGCCGCCACCGGGCTCATGATGCAGGTCATCGAGGGAGACAGGCTCCACAACGTCGGAGCCGTCGCCTACTCGGACGATTTCCTCGCCCTCGCCGACGGCCGCCCCCTCGCATCCGGCGACCCGGCCTGGGACGCGATCCGGGCCGGCGCGCCGCTCTTCATCACCTCTCCGCAGGAGTTCACCGCACGCTATCCCGAGCTGGCCGACCTGCCCGCTCGCGCCGACAAGAAGGCCTGGGCGTTCCTGCCCCTGACCGCTTCCGGGCGCACGTTCGGAATCTGCGCGGTCACCTTTGACCACCCGCGCCGCCTCAGCGACGAGGAACGCGCCCTGCTGACCACGATCAGCGCTCTCGTCGCACAGGCCCTGGAGCGGGCCCGGCTCTACGACGCCGAGCACACCCGGTCCCGCCAGCTCCAGCGGAGCCTGCTCCCCAGGGACCTGCCCGATCTGCGCGCGTGCGAGTCCGCCGCCCGCTATCTGCCCGCCGGCCGGGGCATGGACGTCGGCGGCGACTGGTACGACGTCATCCCGCTCTCCGGCTGCCAGGTCGCCCTGGTCGTCGGCGACGTCATGGGCCACGGACTGCCCGAGGCCGCCACCATGGGCCGCCTGCGCACCGCCGTCCACACTCTCGCCGACCTCGAACTGCCCCCCGACGAGATCATGACCCACCTCAACGACATCGTCGGCGGCATGAGCGAGGAGTCGTACGTCACGTGTTTGTACGCGCTCTACGACTCCACCACCCAGATCTGCAGCATCGCCCGAGCCGGACACCCACCACCCGCGCTGCTCCACCCCGACGGCACGGTTCACTTCTCGGACCAGGCCGCGGACCCGCCGCTGGGCGCCGCGGAGCCCCCCTTCGAGACGGTTGAGTTCCATGTTCCCGAGGGCAGCCTGCTCGTGTTCTACACGGACGGTCTGGTCGAGTCGGCGAAGCGTGAGATCGACCAGGGCATGACGGATCTGGCGCGGCTCCTGCACACGGCCCACCAGGACGGTACGAGCGCAGATCTGGAACGCCTGTGCGACGTGCTGACGGCCGGCCTGCTCCCCGCCGAGCAGCAGGCCGCCGACGACGCCGCGTTCCTCGTCGCCCGCCTCCACGCCCTGGCCGGCGACCAGGTCGCTTCCTGGTCCCTGCCCGACGACCCCCGGGCCGCCGGCCAGGCCCGCCGCCACGTCCGAGAGCAACTCTGCGCATGGGGCCTGGAGGACCTGACAGCCACCACGGAACTCCTGGCCAGCGAACTGGTGGGCAACGTGGTACGCCACGCCAAGGGACCGGCCCGCCTGCGTCTCCTCCAGGATGTCAACCTGATCTGCGAGGTCTTCGACGGCAGCCTCACGATGCCCCGCATCCGCCGTGCCACGGACACCGACGAGGGAGGCCGCGGGCTACAACTGATTACGGCACTCTCGCAACGCTGGGGCACGCGTTACACGAAGAAGGGAAAGTGCATCTGGACCGAACAGGTCCTGATCGGCCCGGACAGTCGGCAGGACCAGCTGTCCGATGCGCTGGACCTGATGTTCCTGAACACAGGAGGAATCGACGGAGCCCTGGACCTGTCCCCCTTCGAGGAGCACGGTCCATAG
- a CDS encoding dihydrofolate reductase family protein, which produces MTWAPTIIPPSPYFNSEHAKYAHGQLFASDALLLGRVTYQGMASAWPHMEDSEGEFAVRMNSLPKHVVSTTVEQSAWNATVVRGDLATEVGKLKEHYTKDILVYASGELTNVQIALGLVDELKLWVHPVVLGEASGCSLRALRRPRGRPRPPRPSAPAA; this is translated from the coding sequence GTGACCTGGGCGCCGACGATCATTCCCCCGAGTCCGTACTTCAACAGCGAGCACGCCAAGTACGCCCACGGCCAGCTGTTCGCCAGCGACGCGCTGCTGCTGGGCCGCGTGACGTACCAGGGCATGGCCTCAGCCTGGCCGCACATGGAGGACTCGGAGGGCGAGTTCGCCGTCCGCATGAACAGCCTGCCCAAGCACGTTGTGTCCACCACCGTGGAGCAGTCGGCATGGAACGCCACCGTTGTCCGCGGTGATCTGGCCACAGAGGTCGGCAAGCTCAAGGAGCACTACACCAAGGACATCCTCGTCTACGCCAGCGGCGAGCTGACCAACGTGCAGATCGCCCTCGGACTCGTCGACGAGCTCAAGCTGTGGGTACACCCGGTGGTCCTGGGCGAGGCAAGCGGCTGTTCCCTGCGGGCGCTCCGGCGACCACGTGGACGCCCGCGTCCACCACGGCCTTCCGCTCCGGCGGCGTAG
- a CDS encoding FG-GAP-like repeat-containing protein, producing MGRRALVRGATAAAVSFTLAVGLGPLTVGSAHAGTVTGEVVVPATTSLVPHTGLLSAGPSGFLRYEEGRGQLWTSYDGVDTVVDASGTDAYGVTSAGAGSDVVALFDRSARIVTLRNMTSGQVSTVALPDGHSYFSTLGSTVVTTAGTPGTDAVWHLLDAQEDGSVTDRTVEGVPPGVYLWTAEGLGDARGQIVRYRQGDDTVTGWLDIELGRFINLPYNVLTAGDLVALSPTHVVWCYDGTLHIASRQDPSAAVRTVTVGDISQVLGLVGDTAIVSRYDSSLGRYDTSRAVSRVEAVPLDGSAPRTLLARTSREAVATPDGGLLVAGGADTDHWGVSLIEATESGGVTVRRIADAYPRQAAHSVSQLTLAQGRLTTVELDPVGDWTYLHTRETGVSDSPTAGARTTRGRFALENYSQGRPRLYDTGDGRTVVSGYGTSVAQQPQLLGATQPLPGTRIDSSRSYQTVTAANGRFAALMRPWDSTGTAETRVVDLDSGRTVYTTTETVRAIWGTTLWVMSGNSTVVPVDLLTGQQGDSVSFGRGCLLNDFQAVGRWLLWNCVLNSEGQGVYDTVTKQNLTLVSGDSWEQAQLGDGFVATVEAGQLKVIDVRDGTPVSHTAGKFEGNAWDVDPYTGVIAQLRSDNSIRLTSSDVPVSALVQRDATVAASADVKGGTAQWSPKWWLNKPAASWNLVIRNKAGAAVRTLSGGLARGVVAPAWNGTNSSGRLVPNGSYTWTLTVTPADGQGAALTRTGTVKLTGAAAAWRDFVGSDGFGELVTLNSSGGLTYHYGTGQGTFTGKKTGSGWPTTVKAVSFGDLSGDRCNDVLVRFDSGTLRAYRPQCGAAVTPATAYTSLGTGWNQYNLLTSPGDISGDGRADLIARHASTGDIYLYKATSTGKLSARVKIASGWTGYKKIVGAGDLNGDGYGDLLAQDRSNELWRYDGTATGQFKSRVKVFNDWGSSYNVVVGVGDITGDGRADIVSRDSSGDVWRNSGDGRGSFGGRTKIATGWQGYKGLF from the coding sequence ATGGGCAGACGTGCGCTCGTACGAGGCGCCACCGCCGCCGCCGTTTCCTTCACACTTGCCGTCGGCCTCGGCCCGCTGACAGTCGGCAGCGCGCACGCTGGAACGGTCACCGGGGAGGTGGTCGTGCCGGCCACCACGTCCCTGGTTCCCCACACGGGCCTGCTGAGCGCGGGGCCTTCGGGGTTCCTCCGGTACGAGGAGGGTCGTGGCCAGCTGTGGACGTCGTACGACGGTGTCGACACGGTCGTCGACGCGTCGGGCACGGACGCGTACGGCGTCACGAGTGCCGGCGCGGGCTCGGACGTCGTCGCCCTCTTCGACCGTTCCGCCCGGATCGTGACGCTGCGGAACATGACGTCCGGCCAGGTCAGTACGGTCGCGCTGCCCGACGGGCACTCGTACTTCAGCACGCTCGGCTCGACGGTCGTCACGACGGCGGGAACCCCGGGCACCGACGCCGTGTGGCATCTGCTGGACGCCCAGGAGGACGGTTCCGTCACCGACCGCACGGTGGAGGGCGTGCCCCCCGGCGTCTATCTATGGACCGCCGAGGGGCTGGGTGACGCGCGCGGACAGATCGTGCGGTACCGCCAGGGCGACGACACGGTCACCGGGTGGCTCGACATCGAGCTGGGGCGCTTCATCAACCTGCCGTACAACGTGCTGACGGCGGGCGACCTGGTCGCACTCAGCCCCACCCACGTGGTGTGGTGCTACGACGGCACCCTGCACATCGCCTCCCGCCAGGACCCGTCCGCCGCCGTGCGGACCGTGACGGTCGGGGACATCTCGCAGGTGCTGGGCCTGGTCGGCGACACCGCCATCGTGTCCCGGTACGACTCCTCCCTCGGCCGCTACGACACCAGCCGCGCGGTCTCGCGGGTCGAGGCCGTCCCCCTCGACGGCTCCGCGCCGCGGACTCTGCTGGCCAGGACGTCACGCGAGGCCGTGGCGACTCCGGACGGCGGGCTCCTGGTCGCGGGCGGCGCCGACACGGACCACTGGGGCGTCTCCCTCATCGAGGCAACCGAGAGCGGCGGGGTCACCGTGCGCCGGATCGCGGACGCGTACCCCCGGCAGGCCGCTCACTCGGTCTCCCAACTGACCCTTGCTCAGGGGCGGTTGACCACCGTGGAGCTGGACCCCGTGGGTGACTGGACGTATCTCCACACCCGTGAGACCGGCGTGTCCGACTCCCCCACGGCGGGGGCACGCACCACCCGCGGCCGGTTCGCGCTGGAGAACTACTCGCAGGGCCGCCCACGCCTCTACGACACCGGTGACGGCCGGACCGTCGTCTCGGGCTACGGCACGAGCGTCGCCCAGCAGCCTCAGCTCCTCGGGGCCACCCAGCCGCTGCCCGGCACCCGGATCGACAGCTCCCGCAGCTACCAGACCGTGACCGCCGCGAACGGCCGTTTCGCCGCCCTGATGAGGCCGTGGGACAGCACCGGCACGGCGGAGACCCGGGTCGTCGACCTCGACTCCGGGCGCACGGTGTACACGACGACGGAGACCGTGCGGGCGATATGGGGCACCACCCTGTGGGTGATGTCCGGCAACAGCACCGTGGTCCCCGTCGATCTGCTGACGGGGCAGCAGGGCGACTCGGTGTCGTTCGGGCGCGGTTGCCTGCTGAACGACTTCCAGGCGGTCGGCCGCTGGCTGCTGTGGAACTGCGTACTCAACTCCGAGGGGCAGGGCGTCTACGACACCGTCACCAAGCAGAACCTGACGCTCGTGTCGGGCGACAGCTGGGAGCAGGCGCAGCTCGGCGACGGTTTCGTCGCAACCGTCGAGGCCGGGCAGCTCAAGGTCATCGACGTGCGCGACGGGACCCCCGTGTCGCACACCGCCGGGAAGTTCGAGGGCAACGCCTGGGACGTCGATCCGTACACCGGCGTGATCGCCCAGCTCCGCTCCGACAACAGCATTCGCCTGACCTCCAGCGACGTCCCCGTCTCCGCCCTCGTGCAGCGCGACGCCACCGTCGCCGCCTCGGCGGACGTCAAGGGCGGCACCGCGCAGTGGAGTCCGAAGTGGTGGCTGAACAAGCCCGCGGCCTCCTGGAACCTCGTGATCAGGAACAAGGCCGGTGCGGCCGTCCGCACCCTCTCCGGCGGTCTGGCACGCGGTGTGGTGGCCCCGGCATGGAACGGCACGAACAGCTCCGGCCGGCTCGTGCCCAACGGCTCGTACACCTGGACGCTGACCGTCACCCCCGCGGACGGACAGGGCGCGGCACTGACGAGGACGGGAACCGTGAAGCTCACCGGCGCGGCGGCAGCGTGGCGGGACTTCGTCGGGTCGGACGGCTTCGGCGAGCTGGTGACACTGAACAGCTCGGGCGGGCTGACGTACCACTACGGGACCGGGCAGGGAACGTTCACCGGGAAGAAGACGGGCTCCGGGTGGCCGACGACGGTGAAGGCCGTGTCCTTCGGCGACCTGAGCGGTGACCGGTGCAACGACGTGCTCGTACGGTTCGACAGCGGCACGCTGCGGGCCTACCGGCCCCAGTGCGGTGCGGCGGTGACGCCAGCGACCGCGTACACCTCGCTGGGCACAGGCTGGAACCAGTACAACCTGCTCACCTCACCGGGAGACATCAGCGGTGACGGGCGAGCGGATCTGATCGCCCGTCACGCCTCGACCGGGGACATCTACCTCTACAAGGCGACGAGCACGGGGAAGCTCTCGGCGCGGGTGAAGATCGCCTCCGGATGGACGGGCTACAAGAAGATCGTGGGCGCCGGTGACCTGAACGGTGACGGGTACGGCGATCTGCTGGCCCAGGACAGGTCGAACGAGCTGTGGCGCTACGACGGCACGGCGACGGGCCAGTTCAAGAGCCGGGTGAAGGTCTTCAACGACTGGGGCTCGTCGTACAACGTGGTCGTGGGCGTGGGCGACATCACCGGTGACGGCAGGGCCGACATCGTCTCCCGTGACAGCTCCGGCGACGTGTGGCGCAACAGCGGTGACGGCAGGGGCTCCTTCGGCGGCCGCACGAAGATCGCCACCGGCTGGCAGGGCTACAAGGGCCTGTTCTGA